GTGACTTATACTGAACACATCATCGACAAACCAAATCGTATCGAATGCATAAGTCTTCCGGAGAATTTTTAATTCTTCAACGACCTTTCCCGGACTTCTGCGTCTGTAACTTTGTCCGTAGACAGCACGGCTGCACCATTTGCATGTATATGGACAACCCCGCATGGTACTCACTGAAATAGCGCTGGCTCCGTGCCTTGAACTCCAGGCTTCGAAGTAATTTTCCAGACGGATCTTTTTTCGATTCGGAAAAGGTAACAAATCCATGTCTTTCAGCAGCGCTCTGCCGGGTGTTATCATCAGCGAATTGTCACTTTTCAAAAAAGCGATTCCCGGAATTTCTTCAAGTTTTAATTTCTCATCGCCCCGAATATGTTCATCCATTGAAAATAACTTCACCAACTCAAGCATCGTTTCTTCCCCTTCTCCAAGAACCAATACATCCGCACCATATTTCAGAAAATTTTCCGCATGGTTTTTTACTTCCGGACCTCCGAGTATCACTTTGCATTTTTTAAGTGAAGGCTGGTCTTTTACAAAACGAATGACACGCAGAACATTGATTTTGGTCATCAGATTGGTGTAAATACCAATGATGCGGGGCTGCTTGTTCATAATCTCATCGCACAACTTTTCAAAAGAAGAAAAAGTTGAATCGAAAACATCGTTTTCAAATCCATGCTCCTCCAGATAGGCTGAAATATAAAGGATTCCCAAAGGAGAATACGGCTTCATAATTTCCTTTTCCTTAGGATCTTCGTTGAGAAAATATGCGTGCGTAAGTAAGATGGATGACATGTTTTGTACCAATGACCGAATGTACGAATCCCTGGATATTAATAGGAGAATTGATTCAGTTTTAGAAATTAGATTCGGGAATTTCTGCTGCAGAATTTTATTTCTCTTTTTTCATCTCATTTCTTGTAAAATGAATGAGATAATGATCGGCATAATCCGCACCGACTGAAAGACCTCCAAATATTTTTTCTGCTGATCTGAGCAATTTTAATAGCCAGGGATGTTTCGAAAAAAACGGATCCAGGTAGGAGGGTGGGAGAAACAAGCCGATCGGGATCACACGGCTAAAACTCCAATTTCCTGAAAAATGATTTTTTATCTCTTTCGGGGAATAATAATATGTCTTTTGATGGGTCGTTCCTATGTTCGCGTTCACTCCTGTACTGATCATTCTGCGATTTACCATGGATGTTTTTCCCTTTAGAAAAAAATATAATTTTTCCCATAAACACCTTCTTCCCATGATTACCAAAATCAAATTTCCACCCGGGTTTGACATTGCCTCCAATTCCGAACTCAAATTTTGAATCTGATCTTCATTCAGACAATTGAGTCCGCCAAAATTTGAGAAAATCATATCAAATTGACGTCCGGGAAGTCTGTTGCGGATCTCAAGCATATCCGTTGCCAAGAATTCTATTGTGTCTATTTTTTTCTGTTTACTTTTTTCAATTGCGATTCGAATCATTTCGGATGATAAATCAGTCGCGACCACTGTTTGAAACCGACTGGCAAGGTATACCGCGTCTTCACCGGTTCCGCAATTGATCTCTAAAGCGGAAACATCCTTGCTATTGAGATTTAATTTGTCGAGATAATGCCACACACGCTCACGTTGATATTTCCCTGTTTGTGTGAAGGTGAATGTCTCATCGTAATTATGAGCGACCGTATCGAAAGAGCTTGCCATTTACACGAAGAAAGGTATGGGTTGAACAGGGAAAGAGCAAGCACTTTACAATTTGTACTTCTTTAATTTTTGTTTTTGTACAAATGTTCCTGTGGCATGAACAGGAATAGCAACAATTCTTTTCAATTGCTGAAGTGAAATCTTCACAGGATTGCTCATTAGGTTTTTAAACTCGCTAAAACCCTGTCTTGTCCGGTACGTCCTGTGCACATAGCGTTGCAACTCTTTATAGAAAGAAGAAGGATGAGAATTCCTGAACATCATGGCGAGTTCATCGCTGTCGGTCCAGTTCGCTTTTTCTTTTAAATCCATTTTGACTTTTTCGTAAAATTTTGTTCCCGGTAATGGATAACTCACAGAAATACCAATATCATCCGGCATGAGTTCATTCACCATTTGAATGGTTGCCTGAATGTCCTGATCAGTCTCTCCGGGATATCCAAACTGTAAGAAGAATGCAGGTTTAATTCCCTTCTTTTTCATCAGACGTGTCGCTTCATAAATCTGTTCCACACGGGTTCCTTTGTCCATTGCATCCAGCACTTTTTGCGATCCGCTTTCAGCGCCAACCCAAACGGATTCGCAACCGGCTCTTGCCAAAGCTGCTATGTTCTCTTCTTCAAGTAGTAAATCCACTCTGGACTGGATTTTAAACCGAAGTTTTAATTTTTCTTTTTCTACCAGTTCCGCGAATCGATTGATCCATCCGGGTTTTAGTCCGAAGATGTCATCCGTCATCCAAAAATGTGTTGCACCATATTCACGCATGAGGACTTTGATCTCTTCTATTACCCATTCAGGACTATGCACATTGTATCTGTTTCCATAGATTGGTTTTGCACACCAGTTACAATGGAAAGGACAACCACGGGTAGTACTGATGTTCATCGAAAAATATCCGTTTTGATTTATCCATCTTTCTTTATACTCTGAAAGGTTGATTAAGTCCCATGCCGGATGGGGCAGTTCATCAAGATTGCGCAATACTTCACGCTTTTTATTTTTTATCACAAGCCCTGACTCATCCTTGTAAATTAATCCGGGAATTTCAGTTTCTACTTTACCTGAAGCCTTGAGTGTCTGAAGAAGCTCAAACAAAGTTTGTTCTCCTTCTCCCGCGATGATAAAATCCGCGCCCGCATCGAGGTAAAGTTTACTTTGATCCGTGGCATCACTTCCGGAAACAATTACTGTGATGCCTTTTTCTTTTGCGAAACGGATCATTTCAAATGCCGCTTCACGCATATTGGTGAGGCACATTTTCGTGAGGTAATTAAAGCCATCATCATAAATGATCAAAGCTTCAGGTGCATTCTCATTCAAGACCTGTACGATCTCTTTTGTATCAGGACTGAACATGGTATCGTAAAACCGAACATCAAATCCTTTTGCCCGAATATGTGCGGCTGCATAGAGCGGAGCCAGGGGAGGATATGGCTGCTGCAATTTCCATTGCTTCGGATCAAAGCGGAGAAAATAACTATGTGTAAAAAGAATCTTTTTCATTTCCGCAATGACAATTCAAATCGATGTTCGTAGTTCCCGATTTTTTCCGACAATTGCTGCAGTACTCTTTGCTGATAACCCAGAGGATGGTGTTTGGATTCATTCCTTCCGTTGCGCAGTCGATGATCAAATGTTGATTCATCAAAGTGACTGAATTTCTTTTTCCAGTGTCTCAAAGTCATTCGGTAAAATTGAATATCGAGTGTTTCACCAAGTTTCCCGGAGAGTAATTTCTCAAATATTTTTTTCAAAAAATATTTACGGTCCTTAACCAACCATTTTTCACAACGCACAGGGAAATTCGGATAGTATTCATTTACCCAGGAGTTGCGGGCTATTAAAAACTGATACAAACCGTAATTGTACGTAGGAATAATGGACGTTAATTCAGTCGCGGAATACACGTTGCGTGACTTTAACTCGAGAGATTCCTCTGTGATAAAGTAATTGACACAAAAATATTTCTTGGAATTCAGCAGGACCAATTTCTTAAACAAAACCAGAAGTGTACGGGCTACCCACATTCTCCCCGGTGTAGTGATGATGAAATAATCAATGTCCGAATCTTTATCCATGTAATATTTGGAAATAGATCCGGAAAGACTAACTGCTCTCACAAATGGAAACCTTGCGATGATAGAGGAAAAAAATTTTGCTTTTTTTAAGGATTTAATCGCAAGTTCTTCCCCTTGAATGCGGCGGATAATCACATCAGGCTTGCAATTGATAAAGTAATATCCATCTTGCTGGCGGATGTATCCATTCTCAACCAGTTGTTCGATTTGAATCTTCACACATTCAGGTTCAGAAACAGGAATATCCAAACACTGGATAATCTCATCCATTCGTAAGGGATGATTGAAAATTTCAAAATACAGCAGAGATCTAACAACCGATTTTTCGATTGCAGACAAAACAACTGCATTCCCCTTGGGTTGAGAAACAGAAGTAAAAGCCAGATTCATGTTTTCAAAGGTAATTCAATCTGATTAAGAATGAATTTTTCCTTTAAAATTAAGAAGATGATGAATTTTAACCTATTGGTGACAAATCAGAACATTAAAAATGGTCGTATTTGTTCAGACTCTTTAGTCTCAGGCATCCAATGGCTTGATTCGAAAAATGAAATTCTTTTCAATAAGATTTCTGCGTGTGAGCTTCAGTTTCAGTTGTAATCCATGATCCGCGGCAATTTTTTTGATGGTTTCGAGGTCGCAGTCATCGGATAAAATCATGATGGATTCTGTTTCATAGTGCATGTATGAACTGATGTTACTAAACAGATTTTTATAATACTCAAAGCTTTCACCGCAATACCATGCATAATCTTCCGGAACGGAAATCTTTCCATTGTAATAAGGAGGGTTGATGACAATGATGTCAAATGTTTGTTTGTTGATGTTTTGAAACAGGTCAGACTGAATCACTTCCAGACGGCCATCATTTTGTTCAATACGGCTGAGGTTACGGTCACGGTTGATCCGGATATTCATAATTGAAGTATGATGAATATCGGTGGCGGTTACAAAACCTCCTTCTGTCGCGGCAATCACAGAGATCAGGCCGCTTCCGGCTCCCAATTCCAGAATTGTCTTGCGTTGTAAATTGACAAACTCAAGATAATCCAGAAGGAATTTAGTGCTGTAAAATAAGCCCGGATGAAACACCCCGGGAAGCACAGTTATTGGAATATTTCTGAAAGTATATGGACGCTCACGACCGGTGTACCATTTCACCAGTGGCTTGTATAATCTGTCCAATATCTTCTTTTCAAAGGTACGAATGGGGTTTTTTCGCAACTGTCTGGTGTGTAAATTTTGCATCGAAGTGGAGGCGTTCTTAGCGATTAAATTCAGAATTAAGCCTAAAAATCAACCAAATCGCATTCATTTGGGACTTTTTGTTGCTGAACCGGAAAAAATGGGTACCGAACGGGAATAACCCCCTCCTCGAAGCACCGGCCCTTCCCCGGCAAAGGCTGCTTTTGAATTTCAGGTTGTACTTTTTTTGGCGCTTAGTGGTCGGTTGTTAGTGCTTAGTGGTTGGTGGTTAGTGCTTAGTGCA
This DNA window, taken from Bacteroidota bacterium, encodes the following:
- a CDS encoding radical SAM protein; protein product: MSSILLTHAYFLNEDPKEKEIMKPYSPLGILYISAYLEEHGFENDVFDSTFSSFEKLCDEIMNKQPRIIGIYTNLMTKINVLRVIRFVKDQPSLKKCKVILGGPEVKNHAENFLKYGADVLVLGEGEETMLELVKLFSMDEHIRGDEKLKLEEIPGIAFLKSDNSLMITPGRALLKDMDLLPFPNRKKIRLENYFEAWSSRHGASAISVSTMRGCPYTCKWCSRAVYGQSYRRRSPGKVVEELKILRKTYAFDTIWFVDDVFSISHKWLEEFRNEVVKEGLEIRYECITRADRMNEEVIRMLKESGCFRVWIGAESGSQKIIDAMDRRVKVEQVRNMIQLSKSMGLETGTFIMVGYPGETETDIEATIEHLKISDPDLYTITIAYPIKGTPLYQETEADFINPPLWETATDREIDFKRTYSRRYYEFAIRRVYNEVAAFKLRKSGRGGNFLLTKLKLKSIIAKSGMLWERSFH
- a CDS encoding class I SAM-dependent methyltransferase — translated: MASSFDTVAHNYDETFTFTQTGKYQRERVWHYLDKLNLNSKDVSALEINCGTGEDAVYLASRFQTVVATDLSSEMIRIAIEKSKQKKIDTIEFLATDMLEIRNRLPGRQFDMIFSNFGGLNCLNEDQIQNLSSELEAMSNPGGNLILVIMGRRCLWEKLYFFLKGKTSMVNRRMISTGVNANIGTTHQKTYYYSPKEIKNHFSGNWSFSRVIPIGLFLPPSYLDPFFSKHPWLLKLLRSAEKIFGGLSVGADYADHYLIHFTRNEMKKEK
- a CDS encoding B12-binding domain-containing radical SAM protein, with the translated sequence MKKILFTHSYFLRFDPKQWKLQQPYPPLAPLYAAAHIRAKGFDVRFYDTMFSPDTKEIVQVLNENAPEALIIYDDGFNYLTKMCLTNMREAAFEMIRFAKEKGITVIVSGSDATDQSKLYLDAGADFIIAGEGEQTLFELLQTLKASGKVETEIPGLIYKDESGLVIKNKKREVLRNLDELPHPAWDLINLSEYKERWINQNGYFSMNISTTRGCPFHCNWCAKPIYGNRYNVHSPEWVIEEIKVLMREYGATHFWMTDDIFGLKPGWINRFAELVEKEKLKLRFKIQSRVDLLLEEENIAALARAGCESVWVGAESGSQKVLDAMDKGTRVEQIYEATRLMKKKGIKPAFFLQFGYPGETDQDIQATIQMVNELMPDDIGISVSYPLPGTKFYEKVKMDLKEKANWTDSDELAMMFRNSHPSSFYKELQRYVHRTYRTRQGFSEFKNLMSNPVKISLQQLKRIVAIPVHATGTFVQKQKLKKYKL
- a CDS encoding methyltransferase, producing MRKNPIRTFEKKILDRLYKPLVKWYTGRERPYTFRNIPITVLPGVFHPGLFYSTKFLLDYLEFVNLQRKTILELGAGSGLISVIAATEGGFVTATDIHHTSIMNIRINRDRNLSRIEQNDGRLEVIQSDLFQNINKQTFDIIVINPPYYNGKISVPEDYAWYCGESFEYYKNLFSNISSYMHYETESIMILSDDCDLETIKKIAADHGLQLKLKLTRRNLIEKNFIFRIKPLDA